The Onthophagus taurus isolate NC chromosome 2, IU_Otau_3.0, whole genome shotgun sequence genome includes a window with the following:
- the LOC111427643 gene encoding myb-like protein X isoform X1: protein MSVCLETTKVLTTPAVTLNTTSSELAENEKPQVSSKNISKIFVANPQQGTVTSTTQMKIVNSPLLTMVNTGQGPITVVKSSLANSSATSHITLVNSTTLKSTPTITLVNAAPITVVKAVQPTIHSGVINSDNNKIETVNNGTVQPLTEKATLHNVFVKKNHPVGEQDVVVPQSHKLLTANSFPSTNVMQSNSGQLLKTVNGQRPVTGNKVKILSNVIMPNAMAAGPSNVLLNKNTNQRIFQQKPVGNGATKYLNKPIANVSNKQVLQKPISDKPQQQKIIYAGPKSQIKTLSTFNYAPNKPNLKALSPPMKQNALPKPGPSRQIPPQQRQQRHVPGKPNYIGKHAVQAQKLKQPLPKKKATPFIHQYQNRPTTTNQVTFNQALTAQILETLGTKSTYESIRYEPSYFSEPRPHQQETRQIEYKPQSNLDTLSFVCQAVLLDHNYNATLPMDSPVPPSPNPSTPNGVGMSLYSPGSSKKRLFNLTPTNQSLTSLSSASLLQSTVSQDDDAASDISCVSDRKPDTEGEETDTAPEAEAVANDNDQFDRYGDYVTRCICGFIHDDGYMIECDQCKVWQHVRCVVKTKKVPDDYLCEVCDPSKPTDRHKARTLQQQWMREVQERDAKLRKEQLKEVLTDSDSSDGDHPSINNNITLGKNRRKVDIKQRQRREREKRQLKRKITKRKMRSQCKTGSGDDEKTHLPQLRQWIDNYEEAVTNHYSPELRARISNIRINGAHSEFSGQVDPQVQRCKLETNSNGTKCLLTTLDLDAGTPIIELRGKYMLSTQHRTSTNVNNLTTRQQRPGPFLFFYRLNRDNTEVCVDTRTYGNVARFVRRSCQPNAELRHCIEKGVLHLYIVTASAVEKDVELTIKHESHDLVAAVNTTAEVSCACGNPETCALKSQSRKNGIQVPGEVNLHRKRRGRRTSSTVNSDTIKVKEEPPPSLPPEKEENVVEEKIDVKKIEVIKKVEVKKEEIEIEEVKIEEIKIKEEIKEEETTTMVEASSPPPPPPPPPVVNRRSSAKSDHEDRKESPAQSDEKDKKKLSREERKFQAIMKAIERMEKQEQRKQEHQAKQANRRESEPLPGGKDEEKNLGRGKRRKRKGRTRTLSTNSQQGRRNRLNSADSAHATSSDETLLSPNDQNIDQSSPRKAAGLLLAFSNGDGLNETKSCSPEQVGDIDSNSNSSPETPLSSACLLVAAAVEPLEPGFKFPKTKKGLMNEWLNKGTEQPPTVISPSLSITPTESVYDTATGFYTPTKNLVALAQAATTFCDNDTQPRVNAKKRWLRQAISEDQCDSPSSSRPESPPISSETLAPPKKRRLPRESLSTESMVSKGDEDDVNNVNQESSETVEPEFTEQINTQPTQPLLTARFESSQEFVRKEFSLLDPRLCRDRQNPLFNSEHLVGTVEKTLSFLGFQDNKKPEAIPTKRKLSITEYRQRKKLNVNDKQDEGIIEEMAAESQSPKMLRNRSNSSSSTSCPTSDEEVSPPSNPPQKILSAFNSEPTELERQRENVSLRLKKALGLTLDVETRKSASINVETILKRDLPSPPKPNLILPLSSPTFPIPGSGDVSNELPPLQTPPPQQQIQNQSMQFQQIQQQKVIQEVDDCAVSEIPLEQPSETTITVAEGDEEMLEETLSDTIRSSEPPVLYYTPDEEEMEMTVTESDGIDDTDGGSASYVPPFNNPLYPNSNYTNYGSVIDDDAPYEGRNPSPPPNHGEDVH from the exons ATGAGTGTTTGTTTAG AGACAACAAAGGTGCTTACGACACCGGCGGTTACCTTAAATACAACTTCCTCCGAGCTAGCTGAAAATGAAAAACCACAAGTATCTTCGAAAAACATCTCGAAAATTTTCGTTGCAAACCCACAACAAGGTACAGTGACTTCAACAACACAAATGAAGATTGTAAATTCGCCATTGTTGACGATGGTGAATACTGGTCAAGGGCCGATAACCGTAGTAAAATCGTCTTTAGCTAATTCATCGGCAACTTCACACATTACACTTGTAAATTCGACGACTTTAAAATCGACTCCAACAATAACTTTGGTAAACGCCGCTCCGATTACAGTAGTTAAAGCGGTCCAACCAACCATACATTCAGGTGTTATTAATTCTGATAACAATAAGATTGAGACAGTTAATAACGGAACTGTGCAACCTTTAACTGAAAAAGCAACATTACACAATGTATTTGTTAAGAAGAACCATCCGGTTGGCGAACAAGACGTTGTTGTTCCGCAAAGCCACAAGTTGCTTACGGCGAATTCGTTTCCTTCCACAAATGTGATGCAATCAAATTCTGGTCAGTTATTAAAAACGGTGAACGGTCAAAGACCGGTTACCGGAAACAAAGTAAAAATACTTAGCAATGTAATAATGCCCAACGCGATGGCGGCTGGTCCGAGTAacgttttattaaacaaaaacacaAATCAAAGGATATTTCAACAAAAACCGGTCGGAAATGGGGCCACTAAATATCTAAACAAACCAATAGCgaacgtttcaaataaacaagttttacAAAAACCGATTTCCGATAAACcgcaacaacaaaaaatcatttacgCCGGCCCAAAGAgtcaaataaaaactttatcgACGTTTAATTATGCTCCCAATAAACCTAACTTAAAAGCTTTGAGTCCTCCAATGAAACAAAACGCTCTCCCAAAACCCGGCCCGTCGCGGCAAATCCCGCCACAACAGCGCCAACAAAGACACGTTCCTGGAAAACCGAATTACATTGGAAAACACGCCGTTCaagctcaaaaattaaagcaaCCGCTTCCAAAGAAGAAAGCAACCCCGTTTATACATCAATATCAAAACAGACCGACGACAACTAATCAAGTTACTTTTAATCAAGCGCTTACGGCTCAAATTTTGGAAACGTTAGGTACGAAATCGACTTACGAATCAATCAGATACGAACCATCGTACTTTTCAGAACCGCGTCCTCATCAACAGGAAACGCGGCAGATAGAGTACAAACCTCAATCGAACTTAGACACCCTCTCGTTCGTTTGCCAAGCAGTGTTATTGGATCATAACTATAACGCTACTTTGCCAATGGACTCGCCTGTGCCTCCAAGTCCGAATCCAAGCACACCCAACGGCGTTGGTATGTCTTTATATTCACCAGGCAGCAGCAAAAAgcgattatttaatttgactCCAACAAATCAATCTCTTACGAGTCTTTCAAGCGCTTCCCTCTTACAAAGCACGGTGAGTCAAGATGACGATGCCGCTTCTGATATAAGCTGCGTTTCCGACCGGAAACCTGATACAGAAGGAGAAGAAACCGACACGGCTCCGGAAGCGGAAGCAGTCGCTAACGACAACGATCAATTTGATCGTTACGGTGATTACGTTACAAGGTGTATTTGCGGATTTATCCATGACGATGGTTACATGATAGAGTGCGATCAATGTAAAGTCTGGCAACATGTTCGATGTGTTGTTAAAACGAAAAAGGTTCCCGACGATTATTTGTGTGAAGTTTGCGATCCGTCCAAACCAACAGACAGACATAAAGCGCGGACCTTACAACAACAATGGATGAGAGAGGTGCAAGAACGCGACgcaaaattaagaaaagaacagttaaaagaagttttaacGGATTCGGATTCATCCGATGGCGATCATCCCTCGATTAACAACAATATCACGCTTGGAAAAAATCGAAGGAAAGTTGATATTAAACAAAGGCAGAGGCGCGAGAGAGAGAAAAGACAGTTAAAACGGAAAATAACTAAACGAAAGATGAGAAGTCAATGTAAAACTGGAAGTGGTGATGATGAAAAAACTCATCTTCCTCAGTTGCGGCAGTGGATTGATAATTACGAGGAAGCCGTTACTAATCATTATTCACCTGAATTGCGAGCTAGAATTAGTAATATTAGGATTAATGGGGCTCATTCTGAATTTTCTGGACAAGTTGATCCGCAAGTACAAAG atgCAAACTCGAAACAAACTCAAATGGcacaaaatgtttattaacaacGCTGGATTTAGATGCTGGAACTCCCATAATCGAACTTCGTGGCAAATACATGCTGTCAACGCAACACCGAACATCAACgaatgttaataatttaacgaCGCGACAACAACGACCCGGtccgtttttatttttctatcgATTAAATCGAGATAATACTGAAGTGTGTGTCGATACACGAACGTATGGAAACGTGGCCCGATTCGTCCGTCGATCCTGTCAACCGAACGCGGAATTGAGGCATTGCATAGAGAAAGGCGTCCTACATTTGTACATTGTGACAGCGTCGGCTGTCGAAAAGGATGTGGAATTAACGATTAAGCACGAATCTCACGACTTGGTCGCGGCGGTGAACACGACGGCGGAAGTGAGTTGCGCGTGCGGTAATCCGGAAACGTGCGCGTTAAAATCGCAGTCTCGAAAGAATGGGATTCAAGTCCCCGGCGAGGTGAATCTGCACAGGAAGCGGCGCGGAAGAAGAACGAGTTCCACCGTCAATTCCGACAcaattaaagttaaagaaGAACCTCCACCGTCTTTACCACCCGAAAAGGAAGAAAATGTAGTGGAAGAAAAAATAGACGtcaaaaaaattgaggttattaaaaaagttgaggttaaaaaggaagaaattgaaattgaggaggttaaaattgaagagattaaaataaaagaggAAATTAAAGAGGAAGAGACTACAACAATGGTTGAAGCTTCATCTCCTCCACCTCCACCACCTCCTCCCCCCGTTGTTAATCGAAGATCATCAGCAAAAAGTGATCATGAAGACCGAAAAGAATCACCCGCTCAATCCGATGAAAAAGACAAGAAAAAATTGAGTCGTGAGGAAAGAAAATTTCAAGCAATTATGAAAGCGATTGAAAGAATGGAAAAACAAGAACAGCGGAAACAAGAACATCAAGCAAAACAAGCAAACCGAAGAGAATCGGAACCTTTACCGGGTGGAAAAgacgaagaaaaaaatttgggaCGAGGAAAACGACGGAAACGGAAAGGCCGAACAAGAACATTAAGCACAAATTCGCAACAAGGTAgaagaaatcgtttaaattCCGCGGATTCGGCTCATGCGACATCTAGTGATGAAACTTTATTATCACCGAATGATCAAAATATCGATCAGAGTTCTCCGAGAAAAGCAGCTGGTCTTCTTTTGGCATTTTCAAATGGTGATGGTTTAAACGAAACGAAATCTTGCTCCCCGGAACAAGTTGGTGATATCgattcaaattcaaattcttCACCCGAAACACCACTTTCGTCGGCTTGTCTATTAGTTGCAGCTGCAGTTGAACCTTTAGAACCAGGAtttaaatttccaaaaacaaaaaagggGTTAATGAATGAATGGTTGAATAAAGGCACGGAACAACCACCAACGGTTATTTCACCATCGTTAAGTATTACACCAACAGAGAGTGTTTATGATACTGCAACCGGTTTTTATACCCCAACCAAAAACTTAGTCGCTTTAGCTCAAGCTGCAACAACATTTTGCGATAACGATACACAACCGAGAGTTAACGCTAAAAAACGTTGGTTAAGGCAAGCTATTAGCGAAGATCAATGTGATAGTCCGAGTAGTAGCAGACCGGAATCTCCTCCAATTAGCAGCGAAACCTTGGCACCACCAAAAAAACGAAGACTTCCGCGAGAATCTCTTTCAACGGAAAGTATGGTTTCAAAGGGAGACGAAGACGACGTTAACAACGTTAACCAAGAAAGTAGCGAAACGGTCGAACCGGAATTTACCGAGCAAATTAATACCCAGCCGACACAACCTTTATTAACAGCACGGTTTGAATCGAGTCAGGAATTCGTGCGGAaagaattttctttgttagATCCAAGATTATGTCGCGATCGACAAAATCCATTATTTAATAGCGAGCATTTAGTTGGAACGGTTGAGAAAACGTTGAGTTTTTTGGGGTTTCAAGATAATAAGAAACCGGAGGCTATACCAACTAAAAGAAAG cTCTCGATAACCGAATATCGTCAAAGAAAAAAGCTTAATGTAAACGACAAACAAGACGAGGGTATAATTGAAGAAATGGCCGCGGAGTCGCAGTCTCCGAAAATGCTTCGGAATCGGTCGAATAGTTCAAGTTCGACTTCGTGTCCTACTTCGGACGAGGAAGTTTCCCCACCATCGAATCCACCTcaaaaaa ttttatcagCTTTTAATTCTGAACCCACCGAACTTGAACGTCAAAGGGAAAACGTCAGTTTGCGGCTTAAAAAAGCTTTAGGATTAACGTTGGATGTTGAAACTCGTAAATcag cgTCCATTAATGTCGAAACGATTTTAAAACGAGACCTTCCATCACCTCCGAAACCGAATTTAATATTACCGCTTTCATCACCGACGTTTCCGATTCCGGGTTCCGGCGATGTTTCAAATGAATTACCTCCGCTTCAAACTCCACCCCCACAGCAACAAATTCAGAATCAATCAATGCAATTTCAACaaatacaacaacaaaaagtgatacaaGAAGTCGATGATTGTGCGGTGTCTGAAATTCCTTTGGAACAACCCTCTGAAACGACGATTACCGTTGCTGAGGGTGATGAAGAAATGCTTGAAGAGACTCTTTCTGATACGATACGTTCGTCAGAACCTCCGGTGCTTTATTACACCCCCGATGAAGAAGAAATGGAAATGACAGTTACAGAAAGTGATGGTATTGATGATACTGATGGTGGCAGTGCTAGTTATGTGCCCCCTTTTAATAATCCATTGTATCCCAATAGTAATTATACGAATTACGGTTCAGTTATag aTGATGATGCGCCATATGAAGGTAGAAATCCATCTCCACCTCCAAATCACGGAGAGGATGTCCATTGA
- the LOC111427643 gene encoding myb-like protein X isoform X2, with protein sequence MSVCLETTKVLTTPAVTLNTTSSELAENEKPQVSSKNISKIFVANPQQGTVTSTTQMKIVNSPLLTMVNTGQGPITVVKSSLANSSATSHITLVNSTTLKSTPTITLVNAAPITVVKAVQPTIHSGVINSDNNKIETVNNGTVQPLTEKATLHNVFVKKNHPVGEQDVVVPQSHKLLTANSFPSTNVMQSNSGQLLKTVNGQRPVTGNKVKILSNVIMPNAMAAGPSNVLLNKNTNQRIFQQKPVGNGATKYLNKPIANVSNKQVLQKPISDKPQQQKIIYAGPKSQIKTLSTFNYAPNKPNLKALSPPMKQNALPKPGPSRQIPPQQRQQRHVPGKPNYIGKHAVQAQKLKQPLPKKKATPFIHQYQNRPTTTNQVTFNQALTAQILETLEPRPHQQETRQIEYKPQSNLDTLSFVCQAVLLDHNYNATLPMDSPVPPSPNPSTPNGVGMSLYSPGSSKKRLFNLTPTNQSLTSLSSASLLQSTVSQDDDAASDISCVSDRKPDTEGEETDTAPEAEAVANDNDQFDRYGDYVTRCICGFIHDDGYMIECDQCKVWQHVRCVVKTKKVPDDYLCEVCDPSKPTDRHKARTLQQQWMREVQERDAKLRKEQLKEVLTDSDSSDGDHPSINNNITLGKNRRKVDIKQRQRREREKRQLKRKITKRKMRSQCKTGSGDDEKTHLPQLRQWIDNYEEAVTNHYSPELRARISNIRINGAHSEFSGQVDPQVQRCKLETNSNGTKCLLTTLDLDAGTPIIELRGKYMLSTQHRTSTNVNNLTTRQQRPGPFLFFYRLNRDNTEVCVDTRTYGNVARFVRRSCQPNAELRHCIEKGVLHLYIVTASAVEKDVELTIKHESHDLVAAVNTTAEVSCACGNPETCALKSQSRKNGIQVPGEVNLHRKRRGRRTSSTVNSDTIKVKEEPPPSLPPEKEENVVEEKIDVKKIEVIKKVEVKKEEIEIEEVKIEEIKIKEEIKEEETTTMVEASSPPPPPPPPPVVNRRSSAKSDHEDRKESPAQSDEKDKKKLSREERKFQAIMKAIERMEKQEQRKQEHQAKQANRRESEPLPGGKDEEKNLGRGKRRKRKGRTRTLSTNSQQGRRNRLNSADSAHATSSDETLLSPNDQNIDQSSPRKAAGLLLAFSNGDGLNETKSCSPEQVGDIDSNSNSSPETPLSSACLLVAAAVEPLEPGFKFPKTKKGLMNEWLNKGTEQPPTVISPSLSITPTESVYDTATGFYTPTKNLVALAQAATTFCDNDTQPRVNAKKRWLRQAISEDQCDSPSSSRPESPPISSETLAPPKKRRLPRESLSTESMVSKGDEDDVNNVNQESSETVEPEFTEQINTQPTQPLLTARFESSQEFVRKEFSLLDPRLCRDRQNPLFNSEHLVGTVEKTLSFLGFQDNKKPEAIPTKRKLSITEYRQRKKLNVNDKQDEGIIEEMAAESQSPKMLRNRSNSSSSTSCPTSDEEVSPPSNPPQKILSAFNSEPTELERQRENVSLRLKKALGLTLDVETRKSASINVETILKRDLPSPPKPNLILPLSSPTFPIPGSGDVSNELPPLQTPPPQQQIQNQSMQFQQIQQQKVIQEVDDCAVSEIPLEQPSETTITVAEGDEEMLEETLSDTIRSSEPPVLYYTPDEEEMEMTVTESDGIDDTDGGSASYVPPFNNPLYPNSNYTNYGSVIDDDAPYEGRNPSPPPNHGEDVH encoded by the exons ATGAGTGTTTGTTTAG AGACAACAAAGGTGCTTACGACACCGGCGGTTACCTTAAATACAACTTCCTCCGAGCTAGCTGAAAATGAAAAACCACAAGTATCTTCGAAAAACATCTCGAAAATTTTCGTTGCAAACCCACAACAAGGTACAGTGACTTCAACAACACAAATGAAGATTGTAAATTCGCCATTGTTGACGATGGTGAATACTGGTCAAGGGCCGATAACCGTAGTAAAATCGTCTTTAGCTAATTCATCGGCAACTTCACACATTACACTTGTAAATTCGACGACTTTAAAATCGACTCCAACAATAACTTTGGTAAACGCCGCTCCGATTACAGTAGTTAAAGCGGTCCAACCAACCATACATTCAGGTGTTATTAATTCTGATAACAATAAGATTGAGACAGTTAATAACGGAACTGTGCAACCTTTAACTGAAAAAGCAACATTACACAATGTATTTGTTAAGAAGAACCATCCGGTTGGCGAACAAGACGTTGTTGTTCCGCAAAGCCACAAGTTGCTTACGGCGAATTCGTTTCCTTCCACAAATGTGATGCAATCAAATTCTGGTCAGTTATTAAAAACGGTGAACGGTCAAAGACCGGTTACCGGAAACAAAGTAAAAATACTTAGCAATGTAATAATGCCCAACGCGATGGCGGCTGGTCCGAGTAacgttttattaaacaaaaacacaAATCAAAGGATATTTCAACAAAAACCGGTCGGAAATGGGGCCACTAAATATCTAAACAAACCAATAGCgaacgtttcaaataaacaagttttacAAAAACCGATTTCCGATAAACcgcaacaacaaaaaatcatttacgCCGGCCCAAAGAgtcaaataaaaactttatcgACGTTTAATTATGCTCCCAATAAACCTAACTTAAAAGCTTTGAGTCCTCCAATGAAACAAAACGCTCTCCCAAAACCCGGCCCGTCGCGGCAAATCCCGCCACAACAGCGCCAACAAAGACACGTTCCTGGAAAACCGAATTACATTGGAAAACACGCCGTTCaagctcaaaaattaaagcaaCCGCTTCCAAAGAAGAAAGCAACCCCGTTTATACATCAATATCAAAACAGACCGACGACAACTAATCAAGTTACTTTTAATCAAGCGCTTACGGCTCAAATTTTGGAAACGTTAG AACCGCGTCCTCATCAACAGGAAACGCGGCAGATAGAGTACAAACCTCAATCGAACTTAGACACCCTCTCGTTCGTTTGCCAAGCAGTGTTATTGGATCATAACTATAACGCTACTTTGCCAATGGACTCGCCTGTGCCTCCAAGTCCGAATCCAAGCACACCCAACGGCGTTGGTATGTCTTTATATTCACCAGGCAGCAGCAAAAAgcgattatttaatttgactCCAACAAATCAATCTCTTACGAGTCTTTCAAGCGCTTCCCTCTTACAAAGCACGGTGAGTCAAGATGACGATGCCGCTTCTGATATAAGCTGCGTTTCCGACCGGAAACCTGATACAGAAGGAGAAGAAACCGACACGGCTCCGGAAGCGGAAGCAGTCGCTAACGACAACGATCAATTTGATCGTTACGGTGATTACGTTACAAGGTGTATTTGCGGATTTATCCATGACGATGGTTACATGATAGAGTGCGATCAATGTAAAGTCTGGCAACATGTTCGATGTGTTGTTAAAACGAAAAAGGTTCCCGACGATTATTTGTGTGAAGTTTGCGATCCGTCCAAACCAACAGACAGACATAAAGCGCGGACCTTACAACAACAATGGATGAGAGAGGTGCAAGAACGCGACgcaaaattaagaaaagaacagttaaaagaagttttaacGGATTCGGATTCATCCGATGGCGATCATCCCTCGATTAACAACAATATCACGCTTGGAAAAAATCGAAGGAAAGTTGATATTAAACAAAGGCAGAGGCGCGAGAGAGAGAAAAGACAGTTAAAACGGAAAATAACTAAACGAAAGATGAGAAGTCAATGTAAAACTGGAAGTGGTGATGATGAAAAAACTCATCTTCCTCAGTTGCGGCAGTGGATTGATAATTACGAGGAAGCCGTTACTAATCATTATTCACCTGAATTGCGAGCTAGAATTAGTAATATTAGGATTAATGGGGCTCATTCTGAATTTTCTGGACAAGTTGATCCGCAAGTACAAAG atgCAAACTCGAAACAAACTCAAATGGcacaaaatgtttattaacaacGCTGGATTTAGATGCTGGAACTCCCATAATCGAACTTCGTGGCAAATACATGCTGTCAACGCAACACCGAACATCAACgaatgttaataatttaacgaCGCGACAACAACGACCCGGtccgtttttatttttctatcgATTAAATCGAGATAATACTGAAGTGTGTGTCGATACACGAACGTATGGAAACGTGGCCCGATTCGTCCGTCGATCCTGTCAACCGAACGCGGAATTGAGGCATTGCATAGAGAAAGGCGTCCTACATTTGTACATTGTGACAGCGTCGGCTGTCGAAAAGGATGTGGAATTAACGATTAAGCACGAATCTCACGACTTGGTCGCGGCGGTGAACACGACGGCGGAAGTGAGTTGCGCGTGCGGTAATCCGGAAACGTGCGCGTTAAAATCGCAGTCTCGAAAGAATGGGATTCAAGTCCCCGGCGAGGTGAATCTGCACAGGAAGCGGCGCGGAAGAAGAACGAGTTCCACCGTCAATTCCGACAcaattaaagttaaagaaGAACCTCCACCGTCTTTACCACCCGAAAAGGAAGAAAATGTAGTGGAAGAAAAAATAGACGtcaaaaaaattgaggttattaaaaaagttgaggttaaaaaggaagaaattgaaattgaggaggttaaaattgaagagattaaaataaaagaggAAATTAAAGAGGAAGAGACTACAACAATGGTTGAAGCTTCATCTCCTCCACCTCCACCACCTCCTCCCCCCGTTGTTAATCGAAGATCATCAGCAAAAAGTGATCATGAAGACCGAAAAGAATCACCCGCTCAATCCGATGAAAAAGACAAGAAAAAATTGAGTCGTGAGGAAAGAAAATTTCAAGCAATTATGAAAGCGATTGAAAGAATGGAAAAACAAGAACAGCGGAAACAAGAACATCAAGCAAAACAAGCAAACCGAAGAGAATCGGAACCTTTACCGGGTGGAAAAgacgaagaaaaaaatttgggaCGAGGAAAACGACGGAAACGGAAAGGCCGAACAAGAACATTAAGCACAAATTCGCAACAAGGTAgaagaaatcgtttaaattCCGCGGATTCGGCTCATGCGACATCTAGTGATGAAACTTTATTATCACCGAATGATCAAAATATCGATCAGAGTTCTCCGAGAAAAGCAGCTGGTCTTCTTTTGGCATTTTCAAATGGTGATGGTTTAAACGAAACGAAATCTTGCTCCCCGGAACAAGTTGGTGATATCgattcaaattcaaattcttCACCCGAAACACCACTTTCGTCGGCTTGTCTATTAGTTGCAGCTGCAGTTGAACCTTTAGAACCAGGAtttaaatttccaaaaacaaaaaagggGTTAATGAATGAATGGTTGAATAAAGGCACGGAACAACCACCAACGGTTATTTCACCATCGTTAAGTATTACACCAACAGAGAGTGTTTATGATACTGCAACCGGTTTTTATACCCCAACCAAAAACTTAGTCGCTTTAGCTCAAGCTGCAACAACATTTTGCGATAACGATACACAACCGAGAGTTAACGCTAAAAAACGTTGGTTAAGGCAAGCTATTAGCGAAGATCAATGTGATAGTCCGAGTAGTAGCAGACCGGAATCTCCTCCAATTAGCAGCGAAACCTTGGCACCACCAAAAAAACGAAGACTTCCGCGAGAATCTCTTTCAACGGAAAGTATGGTTTCAAAGGGAGACGAAGACGACGTTAACAACGTTAACCAAGAAAGTAGCGAAACGGTCGAACCGGAATTTACCGAGCAAATTAATACCCAGCCGACACAACCTTTATTAACAGCACGGTTTGAATCGAGTCAGGAATTCGTGCGGAaagaattttctttgttagATCCAAGATTATGTCGCGATCGACAAAATCCATTATTTAATAGCGAGCATTTAGTTGGAACGGTTGAGAAAACGTTGAGTTTTTTGGGGTTTCAAGATAATAAGAAACCGGAGGCTATACCAACTAAAAGAAAG cTCTCGATAACCGAATATCGTCAAAGAAAAAAGCTTAATGTAAACGACAAACAAGACGAGGGTATAATTGAAGAAATGGCCGCGGAGTCGCAGTCTCCGAAAATGCTTCGGAATCGGTCGAATAGTTCAAGTTCGACTTCGTGTCCTACTTCGGACGAGGAAGTTTCCCCACCATCGAATCCACCTcaaaaaa ttttatcagCTTTTAATTCTGAACCCACCGAACTTGAACGTCAAAGGGAAAACGTCAGTTTGCGGCTTAAAAAAGCTTTAGGATTAACGTTGGATGTTGAAACTCGTAAATcag cgTCCATTAATGTCGAAACGATTTTAAAACGAGACCTTCCATCACCTCCGAAACCGAATTTAATATTACCGCTTTCATCACCGACGTTTCCGATTCCGGGTTCCGGCGATGTTTCAAATGAATTACCTCCGCTTCAAACTCCACCCCCACAGCAACAAATTCAGAATCAATCAATGCAATTTCAACaaatacaacaacaaaaagtgatacaaGAAGTCGATGATTGTGCGGTGTCTGAAATTCCTTTGGAACAACCCTCTGAAACGACGATTACCGTTGCTGAGGGTGATGAAGAAATGCTTGAAGAGACTCTTTCTGATACGATACGTTCGTCAGAACCTCCGGTGCTTTATTACACCCCCGATGAAGAAGAAATGGAAATGACAGTTACAGAAAGTGATGGTATTGATGATACTGATGGTGGCAGTGCTAGTTATGTGCCCCCTTTTAATAATCCATTGTATCCCAATAGTAATTATACGAATTACGGTTCAGTTATag aTGATGATGCGCCATATGAAGGTAGAAATCCATCTCCACCTCCAAATCACGGAGAGGATGTCCATTGA